A single window of Candidatus Obscuribacterales bacterium DNA harbors:
- the nbaC gene encoding 3-hydroxyanthranilate 3,4-dioxygenase, whose product MFTTINLKNWINENRHLLKPPVGNKCVWENREFIVMIVGGPNTRTDYHVNLSEEFFYQLEGDIVLKVIDNGKPMDISIKEGEIFLLPANTPHSPRRPANTVGLVIERQRRETEIDALQWYCESCGEKLYEEKFNLTDITGQFQPIFERFFNSDASTCKKCGTKAKQ is encoded by the coding sequence ATGTTTACAACGATCAACCTCAAGAATTGGATAAACGAAAACAGGCATTTATTGAAACCGCCTGTTGGAAATAAGTGTGTCTGGGAAAATCGCGAATTTATCGTCATGATTGTTGGTGGTCCCAATACTCGCACTGACTATCACGTCAACCTAAGCGAAGAATTTTTCTATCAGCTTGAGGGAGATATCGTTCTCAAGGTTATAGATAACGGTAAACCAATGGATATATCCATAAAAGAGGGAGAGATTTTTCTCTTGCCGGCTAATACCCCTCATTCTCCAAGACGTCCGGCTAATACTGTCGGTCTGGTCATCGAAAGACAGCGCAGGGAGACTGAGATTGATGCCTTGCAATGGTATTGCGAGAGTTGCGGTGAAAAATTATACGAGGAAAAATTCAACTTGACTGATATTACCGGTCAATTTCAACCTATTTTTGAACGGTTTTTCAACAGCGATGCCAGCACCTGTAAAAAGTGCGGAACTAAGGCAAAGCAATGA
- a CDS encoding SDR family oxidoreductase: MDLGISGKKALVCAASKGIGKAAAKALAEAGVELFLCARGEDELNAAAAEIGKLSSKPVHFLSADLTNKESRENLVKGVRERFSSIDILIHNVGGPKPSTVQETQAQDWQKGFDQLFESVVHLNEAFLPGMKKNKWGRIVTVTSLSVMEPIGTIAVSNAMRSAVTAMLKTLADEVAAENITVNCVAPGVIYTDRTEERVNAMIKEKGGTKDDHLQDYLKSIPAKRLGTPEEMGATIAFLCSQPAAYITGSTICVDGGKRRSTY, translated from the coding sequence ATGGACCTTGGAATCTCTGGTAAAAAGGCACTCGTTTGTGCTGCTTCAAAAGGAATCGGCAAAGCCGCAGCTAAAGCGCTAGCTGAAGCCGGAGTAGAGCTTTTCCTTTGTGCTCGCGGCGAAGATGAATTGAACGCTGCCGCTGCCGAAATTGGCAAATTAAGCAGTAAACCGGTTCATTTTCTCTCTGCAGATTTGACAAATAAGGAATCTCGTGAAAACTTAGTCAAAGGAGTCCGTGAGCGTTTTTCATCTATTGACATTCTGATTCATAACGTTGGCGGACCAAAGCCTTCGACAGTGCAGGAAACACAAGCGCAAGACTGGCAAAAAGGCTTCGACCAATTATTTGAAAGTGTTGTCCACTTAAATGAAGCGTTTCTTCCAGGCATGAAAAAGAACAAGTGGGGCAGGATAGTGACAGTTACTTCGCTTAGCGTGATGGAACCAATAGGCACAATTGCCGTGTCTAATGCCATGCGCTCGGCTGTCACCGCCATGCTCAAGACTTTAGCCGATGAAGTAGCGGCAGAAAACATTACCGTTAATTGTGTTGCCCCAGGCGTCATCTACACGGACCGAACAGAAGAGCGTGTCAATGCCATGATCAAAGAAAAGGGCGGCACCAAAGACGACCATTTGCAAGATTACTTGAAGTCAATTCCAGCCAAACGTTTGGGAACTCCGGAAGAAATGGGTGCCACCATTGCTTTCTTGTGCTCTCAACCGGCGGCTTATATTACAGGCTCCACCATTTGTGTCGACGGTGGAAAAAGGCGTTCCACGTATTAG
- a CDS encoding aldehyde dehydrogenase — protein sequence MGAGTKLKTKHLGHFIGGQFLPSASGDTFETVNPATGELLATVSLGSAEDIDRAVEAAKDAFDNGPWPHMSIKERCQILRRVGDLILANQESLALAETADTGKPIVESMDGDIPRAAYNFHFFADYAPSLNEECFTVNVNERHFTVREPLGVVGLITPWNLPLYLATWKIAPALAMGNTCVLKPAEWTPYTATMLAEIMNEAGLPPGVFNIVHGFGAGGAGEALTKHPDISSISFTGETTTGQAIMAAASKTLKKVSFELGGKGATVLFADADLDEAIPTAIRAAYRNQGQICLAGSRLYVHKKVFDRVVEQIAAEVAQIKVGDPLDRQTQMGSLISKEHFDKVEKYLALGKKKAKLITGGDRLEEFPKGLFLTPAVFVGLDNKSPLCQEEIFGPVLPIVSFEEEEEVIDMVNDTPYGLSASIWSSNVDTCHRVSRHIRMGTVWVNCWFARDLRSAFGGMKASGIGREGGRWSLDFFSEAKTICYRYKG from the coding sequence ATGGGCGCAGGAACAAAGTTGAAAACCAAACACCTTGGTCATTTTATTGGCGGCCAATTCTTGCCGTCGGCATCAGGTGACACTTTCGAGACCGTTAATCCGGCAACCGGCGAACTGTTGGCAACTGTTTCCTTAGGAAGTGCTGAAGATATTGATCGCGCAGTAGAAGCTGCGAAGGACGCATTTGATAATGGTCCTTGGCCCCATATGTCTATTAAGGAACGCTGTCAAATATTGCGTCGTGTTGGTGATCTGATATTAGCTAATCAAGAATCCTTGGCATTAGCAGAAACTGCCGACACCGGCAAGCCAATTGTTGAGAGTATGGACGGCGATATTCCGCGCGCTGCCTACAACTTTCATTTCTTTGCCGACTATGCGCCATCTTTAAATGAAGAGTGCTTTACGGTAAATGTTAACGAGCGTCATTTCACGGTGCGCGAGCCTCTGGGTGTCGTCGGACTTATTACGCCATGGAATTTGCCGTTGTATTTGGCTACCTGGAAAATTGCTCCTGCATTGGCGATGGGCAATACTTGCGTTTTAAAACCTGCTGAATGGACTCCGTACACAGCGACCATGCTTGCTGAAATTATGAATGAAGCAGGATTGCCACCAGGTGTATTTAACATCGTGCATGGATTTGGCGCCGGTGGTGCCGGTGAGGCATTAACCAAGCATCCGGATATTTCGTCAATTTCTTTCACTGGAGAAACAACAACCGGGCAAGCAATTATGGCTGCCGCTTCCAAGACTTTGAAAAAGGTCTCCTTTGAACTGGGTGGCAAAGGTGCAACTGTGCTTTTTGCTGATGCCGATCTGGATGAAGCTATACCGACAGCTATTCGCGCTGCCTATCGCAATCAAGGTCAGATTTGTCTTGCCGGTTCGCGATTGTATGTTCACAAAAAAGTATTTGACAGAGTTGTCGAACAAATTGCTGCCGAAGTTGCTCAGATAAAAGTAGGCGATCCATTGGATAGACAAACGCAGATGGGTTCTCTTATTAGCAAAGAGCACTTTGATAAAGTCGAAAAGTATCTGGCACTAGGCAAGAAAAAGGCGAAGCTCATTACAGGCGGTGATCGCTTGGAAGAATTCCCGAAAGGACTTTTCTTGACTCCGGCTGTTTTTGTTGGACTCGATAACAAATCGCCTCTATGCCAGGAAGAAATATTCGGACCGGTATTGCCTATTGTTTCCTTTGAAGAAGAGGAAGAAGTCATCGATATGGTCAATGACACACCATATGGCTTATCGGCGAGCATTTGGAGTTCCAATGTCGATACTTGCCACCGAGTCTCACGCCACATTCGTATGGGCACCGTGTGGGTTAATTGCTGGTTTGCTCGCGACCTGCGATCTGCTTTTGGTGGAATGAAAGCAAGCGGTATAGGCCGCGAAGGCGGTCGCTGGAGCTTGGATTTCTTCTCGGAAGCCAAAACTATTTGTTATCGGTACAAAGGGTAA
- a CDS encoding amidohydrolase, which yields MNKIDIHTHILPAELPSFKDKYGYGGFIVLDHHKPDRARMLKDDGQFFREVESNCFDPKVRLAEMDKMGVNVQVLSTVPVMFSYWAKPEHALDLSRFLNDHIAGVVASSPKRFVGLGTLPMQDPKLAVQELERCVRDLKLAGVQIGSHIKNWNLSDKELFPVFEAAAELGAAIFVHPWDMMGQDRMPKYWLPWLVGMPAEVSLAICSMIFGGVFEKLPKLRVAFAHGGGAYCMTLGRIEHGFVSRPDLCAVDNSINPRDYCGRFFVDSLVHDPGALRYVLDVLGENCVALGSDYPFPLGEAQPGAMIESMNDLMPGTKHRLLCETALTWLNRKHSDFDIPLFGQTEERTSV from the coding sequence ATGAACAAGATAGATATTCATACCCATATCCTGCCTGCTGAACTGCCGTCTTTCAAGGACAAGTACGGCTATGGCGGCTTTATTGTTCTGGACCATCATAAGCCTGATAGAGCGCGCATGCTCAAAGATGACGGGCAGTTCTTCCGTGAAGTTGAGTCGAATTGCTTTGATCCCAAAGTGCGTCTTGCCGAAATGGACAAAATGGGCGTCAATGTTCAGGTGCTTTCCACGGTGCCTGTTATGTTCAGCTACTGGGCAAAGCCGGAACACGCTCTGGATTTGTCGCGTTTTTTAAATGATCATATTGCCGGCGTTGTGGCGTCCAGTCCAAAGCGTTTTGTAGGACTTGGTACATTGCCGATGCAAGATCCCAAACTTGCTGTTCAAGAACTTGAGCGATGCGTAAGAGATTTAAAATTGGCCGGTGTGCAAATCGGATCGCATATTAAAAATTGGAATTTGAGCGATAAGGAATTATTTCCAGTCTTTGAGGCAGCAGCCGAATTGGGTGCTGCGATATTTGTGCATCCGTGGGACATGATGGGGCAAGACCGCATGCCTAAGTACTGGCTGCCCTGGCTTGTCGGTATGCCGGCGGAAGTTTCCTTGGCTATCTGTTCCATGATTTTTGGTGGCGTATTTGAAAAGCTGCCAAAGCTGCGCGTTGCTTTTGCTCATGGCGGCGGAGCATACTGCATGACATTGGGTCGCATTGAACATGGTTTTGTTTCTCGTCCTGATCTCTGCGCGGTGGACAACAGCATAAATCCACGTGATTATTGTGGACGCTTTTTTGTTGACTCGCTTGTGCATGACCCAGGAGCACTGCGATATGTGCTTGATGTTCTCGGTGAAAATTGCGTTGCCTTAGGCTCCGATTATCCATTTCCTTTAGGTGAAGCACAGCCGGGGGCAATGATTGAATCCATGAATGATTTGATGCCGGGGACTAAACACCGCCTGCTCTGCGAAACAGCACTCACCTGGCTGAATAGGAAGCATTCAGATTTTGACATACCCTTGTTTGGTCAAACGGAGGAACGTACAAGCGTATGA
- a CDS encoding saccharopine dehydrogenase NADP-binding domain-containing protein — protein sequence MNYLVLGANQFGYAVVYDLVRSPKIDEIFWADADVDSLHRAMEHFVDKRIVPCALDISQLNDIKGLMSRSDVVISCLSPRHNYELAKLALEAGCDYCDLGGDEEELRKQFLLDEVAKNAGVAIIPGAGLAPGMVSILAATAMQEMDVYQVRFLVGALPVESNVELSQTPIISSERLINEFVEESTLIRDGKMLRLPSVTEVESIEFPQPFGHLEAFNTSGGMSRLAWTMAGKIQNLDFKMLHYPGYSSQVRLLRDLGLFSDSEMKVDGVSIAPRALLDKLIEKHAPTEPDVVLIRVTINGLRNDKPVEMVWECMDYMDQGAGILAAARMNAFPLSIVAQMMARGDIEEKGVLAQEIHVPVKLYLTELASRGINLSMIETEEGTDTLGGKTPKNKSGKSKGQ from the coding sequence GTGAATTATTTAGTCTTAGGTGCAAACCAGTTTGGCTACGCGGTTGTATATGACCTTGTACGTAGCCCAAAAATTGACGAGATCTTCTGGGCGGACGCCGATGTCGACAGTCTGCATCGGGCAATGGAGCACTTTGTCGATAAGAGAATAGTCCCCTGCGCGCTGGACATCTCTCAATTGAACGACATTAAGGGGCTGATGTCTCGCTCTGATGTAGTTATTTCTTGTTTGTCACCCAGACACAACTATGAATTGGCCAAGCTCGCACTTGAAGCCGGCTGTGATTACTGTGATCTTGGTGGTGATGAAGAAGAGCTGCGCAAGCAATTCCTCTTAGATGAAGTCGCAAAAAATGCCGGAGTGGCAATTATTCCAGGTGCCGGTCTGGCTCCTGGTATGGTATCCATACTTGCCGCCACGGCTATGCAGGAAATGGATGTTTATCAAGTTCGCTTTCTTGTAGGTGCGCTTCCGGTTGAGTCAAATGTTGAACTCTCGCAAACGCCTATTATTTCCAGCGAGCGTTTGATAAATGAATTTGTTGAGGAATCAACTCTCATTCGCGATGGCAAAATGTTGCGTTTGCCTTCGGTAACTGAAGTTGAGTCTATTGAATTCCCACAACCATTTGGACATCTGGAAGCATTCAACACATCCGGTGGCATGTCGCGTCTGGCATGGACAATGGCCGGCAAAATTCAAAACTTGGATTTCAAAATGCTGCATTATCCAGGTTACAGTTCGCAAGTAAGACTCTTGCGTGATCTTGGACTTTTCTCTGATTCTGAGATGAAAGTTGATGGGGTGTCCATCGCGCCGCGTGCACTGCTAGACAAGCTGATTGAGAAGCATGCACCGACTGAGCCTGACGTTGTTTTGATACGAGTAACCATCAATGGACTTAGGAACGACAAGCCTGTAGAAATGGTTTGGGAATGCATGGACTATATGGATCAAGGTGCAGGAATTTTAGCGGCTGCGCGTATGAATGCTTTCCCATTGTCCATTGTGGCTCAAATGATGGCTCGTGGAGACATTGAAGAAAAAGGTGTTCTGGCTCAAGAAATTCATGTGCCGGTCAAGCTTTATTTGACTGAATTGGCAAGCCGTGGCATCAATCTCTCGATGATTGAAACCGAAGAAGGTACGGATACATTGGGCGGCAAGACACCGAAAAACAAATCCGGTAAATCTAAAGGACAATGA
- a CDS encoding RidA family protein, translating to MTTLKRIGINCTGEAPSPLSSYSHAVRVGSFVFVSGQGSRDPKTGQEAGVTLDGNGKVASYDIETQTHAVIANLQSVLKAANCELTDLVDVTVFLVNMQDFSKYNSVYEKYFSFPNPPARTTVAAAALPGKNFIEIKATAFCPNGQGE from the coding sequence GTGACAACGTTGAAGCGTATCGGCATTAACTGTACTGGTGAAGCTCCTTCTCCGTTGAGTTCATACAGTCATGCGGTACGAGTTGGTTCTTTTGTTTTTGTATCCGGACAAGGATCGCGTGATCCGAAAACCGGTCAGGAAGCTGGTGTCACTTTAGATGGCAACGGAAAGGTTGCCTCTTACGATATTGAAACGCAGACACACGCAGTTATTGCCAACTTACAGAGTGTTTTAAAGGCGGCAAATTGCGAATTGACGGATCTTGTTGACGTCACAGTCTTTCTAGTAAATATGCAGGATTTTTCAAAATATAACTCCGTGTACGAAAAGTATTTTTCTTTTCCGAATCCACCTGCACGCACGACTGTAGCGGCGGCTGCATTGCCGGGAAAAAATTTCATTGAAATAAAAGCGACTGCATTTTGTCCAAATGGACAGGGAGAATAA
- a CDS encoding universal stress protein, with protein sequence MNILLPFDGKPHSQRAVDLAIKYFHLSKCTVTLLHVVDSPSSELVISDKTGRIEETYPQTAAEESQILLEFLAKKFEEVGAKVEIRIEHGKAGSEIKALAENTNVPVIITTPGRHSAKQLMLDSTVTNQLLQVEQEVLLILAREVKSNQLSDEDKPTCAFLLDGSEESLKCVKMLAPLIAGKMQILCVSSRLGWAHSANTNIFQVSNPAIDQTPVKEPEEILKEAVETLKSLSIEWDELIVEESFEDSLPTLEEHRSLGFLVSTRSREDVLHRPLRGAPCERLFTTVTCNSALYCAAVN encoded by the coding sequence ATGAACATACTGTTACCATTTGATGGAAAACCACACTCGCAGCGTGCGGTTGATCTTGCGATCAAGTATTTTCATCTTTCGAAATGCACTGTAACTCTATTGCATGTTGTAGATTCACCGTCATCTGAACTTGTGATCAGTGACAAAACGGGACGCATTGAAGAGACCTATCCGCAAACGGCAGCGGAGGAGTCTCAAATCCTATTGGAATTTCTCGCGAAGAAATTTGAAGAAGTCGGAGCGAAAGTCGAGATTCGCATTGAGCACGGCAAGGCCGGCTCGGAAATAAAAGCATTAGCGGAGAACACGAATGTGCCGGTGATAATTACAACGCCGGGACGCCATTCTGCTAAACAGTTGATGTTGGATTCCACCGTTACCAATCAACTGTTGCAGGTTGAGCAGGAAGTTCTTCTCATACTGGCCCGCGAAGTAAAGTCGAATCAGCTAAGTGACGAGGACAAACCAACTTGCGCATTTCTGCTTGACGGTTCGGAAGAATCCCTGAAGTGCGTCAAGATGTTGGCACCCTTAATTGCCGGAAAGATGCAAATACTTTGCGTATCATCCAGACTTGGTTGGGCGCACTCAGCCAATACCAACATTTTTCAAGTTAGTAATCCAGCAATAGATCAAACACCGGTCAAAGAGCCGGAAGAAATCTTGAAAGAGGCGGTTGAGACTCTTAAGTCGTTATCGATTGAATGGGACGAACTAATTGTTGAAGAAAGTTTTGAAGATAGCCTGCCAACTCTTGAGGAGCATCGTTCACTTGGATTTCTGGTTTCAACACGAAGTCGCGAAGATGTTTTGCATCGTCCATTAAGAGGAGCTCCGTGCGAACGATTGTTTACCACTGTTACCTGTAATTCCGCCCTTTATTGCGCCGCTGTTAATTAA
- the kynU gene encoding kynureninase, with protein sequence MTAVPQTVKYENSEEFAQTMDRDDPLGAYRSKFAFPKRANGEPYLYFAGNSLGLMPESARDYVNAEFDDWAAFGVEGHLGARKPWLPYHENLTEMSARLVGAKPLEVVVMNSLTVNLHLMMVSFYRPSKTKFKIFIEANAFPSDQYAVQSQAKFHGFDPAIAIGEFPPRAGEITLRTEDILETIAREGESLALIVLGDVNYLTGQAFDIPSIVKAARKVNCLVGLNLAHGAGNLLLQLHDWDVDFAVWCSYKYLNAGPGGIAGSFVHERHSKEFDLPRFAGWWGHNKKTRFEMPSKFDPLAGAEGWQLSNPPILQLAALRASMEIFDQATMPALRKKGDWLTGYLEYLLAEMPGISIITPGDPKARGNQLSLKIKNNPKALLETLKSQGVICDFREPDIIRVAPAPLYNNFQDVYRFHQVVAKHVR encoded by the coding sequence ATGACAGCCGTTCCACAAACTGTGAAGTATGAAAACAGCGAAGAGTTTGCGCAGACGATGGATCGTGATGATCCATTAGGCGCATACCGTTCAAAGTTCGCCTTTCCGAAACGAGCCAACGGCGAGCCTTATCTTTATTTTGCCGGCAATTCATTGGGGCTAATGCCTGAAAGTGCCAGAGACTACGTCAATGCAGAGTTTGACGATTGGGCAGCTTTTGGAGTTGAGGGGCATTTAGGCGCGCGCAAACCGTGGTTGCCTTATCACGAGAACCTCACGGAAATGTCGGCTCGTCTGGTGGGCGCAAAGCCTCTTGAAGTTGTTGTTATGAACAGCCTGACTGTTAACCTGCACCTAATGATGGTCTCCTTCTACAGACCAAGTAAGACAAAATTCAAAATATTTATTGAGGCGAATGCTTTTCCGTCTGATCAATATGCTGTGCAGTCGCAGGCAAAATTTCATGGTTTTGATCCAGCCATTGCCATTGGTGAGTTTCCACCTCGTGCAGGTGAGATTACATTACGCACAGAAGATATTTTGGAGACTATAGCCCGAGAAGGTGAATCACTTGCTCTTATTGTTTTGGGTGATGTGAATTATTTGACAGGTCAGGCTTTTGATATCCCGTCCATTGTTAAGGCCGCAAGAAAAGTCAATTGTCTAGTTGGACTTAATTTAGCTCATGGTGCCGGAAATCTTTTATTGCAATTACATGATTGGGATGTGGATTTTGCCGTTTGGTGTAGCTACAAATACTTGAATGCTGGACCAGGCGGTATTGCCGGATCTTTTGTGCATGAGCGTCACAGCAAAGAATTTGATTTGCCGCGGTTTGCCGGTTGGTGGGGGCACAACAAGAAAACACGTTTTGAAATGCCTTCTAAGTTTGATCCGCTTGCCGGTGCCGAAGGTTGGCAGTTAAGCAATCCGCCGATATTGCAGTTAGCTGCATTAAGAGCTTCCATGGAGATTTTCGATCAGGCAACAATGCCTGCATTGCGTAAGAAAGGTGATTGGCTCACTGGCTATCTAGAATATTTACTTGCTGAAATGCCAGGCATTTCAATTATTACGCCAGGCGATCCAAAAGCCAGAGGCAACCAACTGTCATTAAAGATCAAAAACAATCCGAAAGCACTTTTGGAGACATTGAAGTCTCAGGGTGTAATTTGTGATTTCCGCGAGCCGGACATCATTCGTGTGGCACCTGCGCCTCTGTATAACAACTTTCAGGATGTTTATCGCTTTCACCAGGTAGTAGCTAAGCATGTTCGCTAA
- a CDS encoding FAD-dependent monooxygenase, with translation MFAKPVITIAGAGLVGSLLSLVLARRGFSVEMFERRADLRKHQIGAGRSINLAISTRGIHALKQVGLDQEVMKYAIPMRGRMIHSKNGDLSLQPYGISDEQCINSISRQILNKILLEHAEATQKVRIHFKSKAANVDFDTKILSVLDEEKKSRIKHQFDVLIGTDGYASTIRTEMMRGSDYQCEIDTLNYGYKELTMPAAKGGGYLMEKNALHIWPRGTFMLIALPNFEGSFTCTLFLPFEGPVSFEKLQTPQDVHQFFSSEFPDAFNLIPNLIQMFFDNPTGHMDTVKCGPWFRNDDVLLIGDAAHAIVPFFGQGMNCGFEDCSVLNELIGAAGDEINWAELFDAFYAKRKNNTDAIADMAVENFVEMRDKVADKHFQLEKAVEKILEKRFPGKYISRYGLVTFSNVDYQKALTIGQLESELLAILCRHIENAEAVDLQHAEELIDKQLAPIITAL, from the coding sequence ATGTTCGCTAAGCCAGTAATCACTATTGCCGGTGCCGGTCTTGTCGGATCTCTTCTTTCCCTGGTCCTAGCTCGACGTGGATTCTCTGTAGAGATGTTTGAGCGGAGAGCCGACCTGCGTAAACATCAAATCGGTGCCGGGCGGTCGATTAATTTGGCTATTTCCACACGTGGGATTCATGCCCTGAAGCAAGTTGGTCTTGATCAAGAAGTAATGAAATATGCCATTCCTATGCGTGGGCGTATGATCCATAGTAAGAATGGAGACTTGTCTCTACAACCATATGGAATTAGTGACGAGCAGTGCATAAATTCCATTTCGCGTCAGATTCTCAACAAAATACTTCTGGAACATGCCGAAGCCACTCAAAAGGTACGCATTCACTTTAAGAGCAAGGCCGCCAACGTCGATTTCGACACTAAGATACTCAGTGTTCTTGACGAAGAGAAAAAGTCCAGGATAAAACACCAATTTGATGTGCTCATAGGTACTGATGGCTACGCCTCGACTATTCGCACCGAGATGATGCGTGGTTCCGATTACCAGTGCGAAATTGACACTCTCAATTATGGCTACAAGGAATTGACGATGCCTGCCGCAAAAGGTGGCGGGTATCTGATGGAGAAGAATGCTCTGCATATTTGGCCGCGCGGCACATTTATGCTCATAGCCTTGCCTAATTTCGAAGGCAGTTTTACTTGTACGTTGTTTCTGCCATTTGAGGGACCAGTAAGTTTTGAGAAATTGCAAACTCCGCAGGATGTGCATCAATTTTTCAGTTCGGAGTTTCCTGATGCATTTAACCTAATCCCCAATTTGATCCAGATGTTTTTTGATAACCCAACCGGTCACATGGACACTGTCAAATGCGGGCCATGGTTCAGGAATGATGATGTGCTTCTGATTGGGGATGCTGCGCATGCCATTGTTCCTTTTTTCGGTCAAGGCATGAATTGTGGTTTCGAAGATTGCTCCGTGCTCAATGAGCTAATTGGTGCTGCCGGAGACGAAATTAATTGGGCTGAGTTGTTTGATGCCTTTTATGCGAAACGCAAGAATAATACCGATGCGATTGCCGATATGGCTGTCGAAAACTTTGTAGAAATGCGCGACAAAGTTGCCGATAAGCATTTTCAGTTGGAAAAGGCAGTGGAGAAGATATTAGAGAAACGATTCCCTGGAAAATATATCTCTCGTTATGGACTGGTTACGTTTTCCAATGTCGATTATCAAAAGGCTTTGACTATCGGGCAACTTGAAAGCGAGTTGCTCGCTATCTTATGCCGGCACATTGAAAATGCGGAAGCCGTCGACTTGCAACACGCAGAAGAGCTTATAGACAAACAACTCGCGCCTATTATTACGGCGTTGTAG
- a CDS encoding SLBB domain-containing protein yields MIARHPFKNLTKKLAAVFSAALILCSNAVYAQDAIEDLTADEQAATRIDIPSPAQLTDQVDTYVLGPGDWVGITDVYDQYKQQQPVPVSQDGNITLYPFGYIKAQGLTTLQLAQVINDRSKEFFTQSHFQVSLVQVRPVMVYVLGEIQLPGRYQLSSSTDTVIPNVLTAIQAGGGLRETANVRRVQVRRGDEIINVDLWKMASEGDNTQVVMLRPGDIVFCTRGGDQFNPDGLGDLSAIRGRWVRVLGTVRAPGLIELRPNDTLYSVVARAGGFGPGAATRSVLLSRMNRDGTVFSKRVSLVKGLKNRDSLANAPVQSGDIVVASTSLIKTVGVEVARAGAITALAMLVIYFSNKVHNVNVITNDATTSTSTTTTTTTTTTTP; encoded by the coding sequence ATGATCGCACGGCACCCATTTAAAAATTTGACGAAAAAGTTAGCAGCAGTTTTCTCTGCGGCACTAATTCTTTGTAGCAATGCCGTATACGCTCAAGACGCTATCGAAGATCTAACCGCCGATGAGCAAGCTGCTACACGAATAGATATACCAAGCCCTGCACAACTTACTGACCAAGTAGACACCTATGTATTAGGTCCGGGTGATTGGGTTGGTATCACCGACGTATACGATCAATATAAACAGCAGCAACCGGTGCCTGTCAGCCAAGATGGCAATATCACCTTGTATCCTTTTGGATATATAAAAGCACAAGGACTAACGACTCTTCAGCTGGCTCAAGTTATCAATGACCGCTCAAAAGAATTTTTCACTCAATCGCATTTTCAGGTAAGCCTCGTTCAAGTTAGACCAGTCATGGTTTATGTTCTTGGCGAAATACAGTTGCCTGGACGTTACCAATTGAGTTCCAGTACCGACACTGTAATCCCCAACGTTTTAACCGCAATTCAAGCAGGTGGTGGGCTAAGAGAAACCGCTAACGTTCGCCGTGTCCAAGTCAGACGCGGAGACGAAATCATAAATGTCGACCTCTGGAAAATGGCCAGCGAAGGTGATAACACTCAAGTAGTCATGCTGCGACCTGGCGACATTGTCTTTTGCACAAGAGGCGGCGACCAATTCAATCCGGACGGATTGGGTGATCTCTCTGCGATTCGCGGACGTTGGGTCCGTGTTTTAGGAACAGTCAGAGCACCTGGATTAATTGAGCTGCGTCCAAATGACACACTTTATTCCGTTGTTGCCAGAGCCGGAGGCTTCGGGCCAGGAGCAGCAACAAGATCGGTTTTACTTAGCCGTATGAATCGCGACGGCACAGTATTTTCCAAGCGAGTTTCCCTGGTTAAGGGACTAAAAAATAGAGATTCTTTGGCTAATGCTCCAGTTCAGTCAGGAGACATCGTTGTCGCATCAACCTCGCTTATTAAGACAGTCGGCGTGGAAGTCGCCAGAGCCGGTGCAATTACCGCCTTGGCAATGCTTGTTATTTACTTCAGTAACAAGGTGCATAACGTCAACGTAATCACCAACGACGCAACTACAAGCACAAGCACAACAACAACAACAACGACAACTACTACAACGCCGTAA